A stretch of DNA from Syntrophales bacterium:
CAGCAGGGCCGGGAACTCTTTGTCCAGGTGGTCCGGGAAGAGAGTGGTTCCAAGGGTGCCATGCTGACAACTTACATTTCTCTGCCGGGGCGCTACACGGTCCTCATGCCCAACCGGGACAGCAGGGGTGTTTCCCGACGCATCGAAAGCGATGCGGACCGGAAAAAACTCAAGCAGCTCATGGACGAAATCAGCGAGAAGGAAGGAATGGGTTTCATTGTCAGAACCGCCGGCATCAACCGGACCAAGCAGGAGCTTTTGCGAGACTTTCAGATGATGACACGCCTCTGGAAGGGGATACAGAAAAAGGCGGAAGGAATGGCCGCGCCGGTCCTGGTGTACAAGGAAAGCGAATTCGCCATTCGCGTCTTGAGGGACTACTTTACCTCCGACATCGATGAGATACTCGTGGATGATGTGGAGACCCTGAAGGTAATGAAGAATTACTGCCGTGCCGTCTCTCCCCGGAGCGTCAAGTCGGTGAAACCCTACAAGGGAGAGACACCGATTTTCGACAAGTACAACATAGAGGAACAGATCAACGCCATCTACCGCGAACGGGTCGAGCTGAAGTCCGGTGGATCGCTCATTATCGAGCCCACCGAAGCGGTCATCACCATCGATGTCAACTCCGGGCGGTCGCACAAGCGGGACGTTGAGGAAACATCCTTCAGGACGAACCTCGAGGCTGCGGAAGAGATCGCGAAACAACTCAGGCTTCGCGACCTGGGAGGGCTTATCGTCATCGATTTCATCGACATGATGGATCGAAAACATATCAGCGAGGTGGAACGGACTTTCAAGGAAGCCCTGAAAAACGACCGGTCCCGGATTCAGCTTGCCCGGATATCCAAGTTTGGCATCCTCGAACTGTCACGACAAAAGAAGCAGTCGAACATACAGGAAATCAGCTATACCACCTGCAACCAGTGCAAGGGAAGCGGATGGATACCGTCCATTGAGTACCTGGCCCTGAACACCTTCCGCAAGGTAAAGACAGAGGCCGTCAGGCGTGACGCCTCGGAGATAGAGATAACCCTTCCGGCGGATGTTGCCTCCTACCTTCTAAACAACAAGAGAAGCGAAATCAACAAGCTTGAGCAGACCTACGATGTGTCCGTCTATATCCGGGGAAGCACGGATATGATATGGACCGAGGCCGAGTTCAACATCGTCCGAAAGGCGCCGCCGGTCCCCCAGGAACAGGCCGGAGAAACCGGAACGGTGCCGGTGGAAGAGACTGCCGGGGAGGGGACCTCCGCCGGGCCTGAAAAGAGCGGCAAGCAGGGGGAAGAACGACTGGTGCGAAGACGTCGACCGCGGCGCCGCCGGCCGAAGGCGATATCCCCTGCTGCCGAGGGGACAACGGAGAGTCCCGACGGAGGAACGGGAAACGAGATTCCTGTCATTCCTGAAGAGAACCTGGTGCCGGATGCCGTCGTTGAAGACCGGGAAGACGACAGGAAAGAAGGAATCGTACGACGGTTTTACAACCTCTTGAAGACGTAATCCGCAATCAGGTTTTCCCTCCCAGGGCCCGGGATCGAAGGACGGCCGCTTCCACGGCGTCCATGATGGTAGCTCGCAGGGCACCCTTCTCGAGAGCCTTGATACCTTCGATCGTTGTCCCTCCCGGGGAGGTGACCATGTCCTTAAGCTGCGACGGCGTTCTGTCGTCCTGGAGGCACAATGTCGCCGCCCCCCGCATGGTCTGAGCCGCCAGCTTGAGTGCCGTGTCCCGGTCCAGCCCCATCTTGACGCCCGCGTCGGTGAGAGCCTCGATGATGATGAAGCAGTAGGCCGGTCCGCTTCCGCTCAGGCCGGTGACGGCGTCCATGAGTGATTCGTCGACGGTTACCGTCATACCCAGCGGCTCGAACATAGCGCGGACCAGGTCCATATCTTCCCCGGAAGCGTTCGTTCCCGGGGCCAGGGCCGCCGCGCCTTCGCCCACCAGGGAGGGCGTGTTGGGCATGACCCGTACAACCCTGCTTCGGGGACCCAGGATTGTTTCGATCGTTTTAAGGGAAACGCCGGCCGCTATGGACACAACCAGTCCCGTCGGGGGGATCGCCGCCAGCTCAGTGAGAACCGGCTCTATGATCCGGGGCTTGACGGCAAGAATCACGACATCCGATTCCCGGGCCGCCTCGGCATTGCCCGTTGCTGTTGCGACCTGGTAGCGGGCGGCGAAAATTTCCAGGCGCCTGACGTCAACATCGGTCACGGTGAGCTGTTCCGGGTGCACCCCGCAGGTGGAAACAAGGGCGCCGACGATGACATCCCCCATGTTGCCCGCGCCGATGACGGCGATTTTCTTGTCTGTGATCATGGCTCACGATCCTTTCATGGTTTTGTCCGGCTACGGCTTTCCTGATACCGGTCTGCCGTTGATCCGTCAATATAACCCTTGACTTTTCATTGATCAATCATTATTTAATCCACTAGTTTACACAGCATATCAAGGAAGTGTGATGTTCGTACTGGCAAATTTTGTCGAAGCGACAGCACGGGTCGTCCAGGTCGGCCTGACCCTGTATATGTGGGTCGTCATCATCCGGGCTCTTCTTTCATGGGTTAACCCCGACCCCTACAACCCCATTGTGAGAACACTCCACCGGGTGACAGAGCCGGTCCTGTACCGGGTGCGTCGACTCATTCCCACGGCCGGCCTCGGCATCGATCTATCACCGGTCATCGTTATTCTTGCAATCTTCTTCCTGCAGAGCTTCCTGGTCAAGACACTGCTCCAGATAGCCCTTGCCCTCAGATAGAAGAGACCGTCAAGGCATATACCGGCCCCGCCGGGCCGCAGGCGAAACGGAGGCCCAACGAGTAGGCGACGTGCTTGACATTATCGAAACGACAGAGGGAATCATCTTCAACATACGGGTTCTTCCCCGTTCGTCACGGTCGGGAGTCGCCGGAATCCGGAATGGAGCGCTGAAAATAAAAATAACAGCCCCGGCCCTGGAGGGAAGGGCGAATGAAGCCTGTATCGCATTTCTTGCCGACCTGTTCGGGGTTCCCAGAAAAAGCGTTTCAATCCTCGGCGGATTGAAAAGCAAAAACAAGCGGGTTTTTGTTGCCGGATTGACCAGGGCGGCGATGGAACCCATGACCGGGAAACTATGAACAGTACCGCCCCCCCCCAGAATGAAGGTCTGAACCCGCCTGATTCTGAGCGGTCCCAGGTGGCCCGGGCCGCCGGTGTGGTGGGGGCGGCAACCTTTCTCAGCCGCATATTCGGCTTCTTGCGGGACATGGTGGTGGCGGCTTATTTCGGGGCGGGTATGGCCACGGACGCCTTTTTTGTGGCCTTCAGGATCCCCAATCTCCTCCGCAGCCTCCTTGCCGAGGGGTCCCTTACCATTGCCTTTGTGCCTGTTTTCACTGAATACCTGAAAACGAAATCACGGGAAGACGCCCTGAAGCTCGCCAATGTCGCCTTCACCCTCCTGTCGATCATTCTGGCCGTCCTTTCCGTGGCCGGCATCCTGTTCGCCCCCTGGATAGTCAGGGTCATTGCCTGGGGATTTGCTTCATCGCCGGAGCACTTCGATCTGACCGTGTACCTGACCCGACTCATGTTCCCCTACATATTTTTCATAGCCCTGGTAGCGCTGTGCATGGGCATTCTAAACTCACTCCACCATTTCGCCGTACCGGCCCTTTCCCCGGTGGTACTCAACCTGTCCATAATCGCCGCCGCCGTGTTTCTGCGGGGACTGTTTCATGAGCCTGTGGCGGCCCTTGCCCTGGGAGTACTCACAGGCGGTGTTCTCCAACTGCTGATGCAGTTTCCCACCCTGGCCCGCATGGGCGCCCCCTTCCGACCGGACTTCACCTTCAGTCACCCCGGTGTCAGGAAAATCGGCATTCTCATGATCCCCGCCGTATTCGGTGCCGCCGTGTACCAGGTCAACATCTTTGTGGGAACGCTCCTCGCGTCCTTTCTTCCCACCGGCAGCGTCTCCTACCTCTACTATGCCGACCGGATCGTCCAACTCCCCCTGGGTGTATTCGCTCTTGCCGTGGGAACGGCGGCGCTGCCCAGCTTTTCCCGTCATGCCGCCATGAATGAGATCGATGAGTTCAGAAAAACCATTTCCTTTGCCCTGAGGGTTATCTTTTTCATAACCATTCCCTGCATGACAGGACTGTTCGTTCTGCGTGAGCCCATCATATCGGTCCTGTTTCAGCGGGGTGCCTTCGATGTCGTTTCAGCGGCCATGACGGCAGACGCGTTGCTCTTCTATACGGTTGGCCTCTGGGCTTTCTCGGGAATCAAGGTGATGGTCTCGGCATTCTACTCCCTCAAGGACACGGCGACGCCCGTGAAAATCGCTTTTGTCGCCTTCATCGTCAACGTCTGCGCAAGTCTCCTGCTCATGGGACCCATGGCCCACAGGGGCCTCGCACTGGCCATATCCATCGCATCATCAGTGAACATCGTGATCCTTTTTCTGGTGCTGCGCAAAAGGATCGGTCCCTTCCTTGAGCCGGAATTCGGTACTTCGCTCATGCGGTGCCTGGGGGCGTCCCTTGTCATGGGGGCCGCCATGGCGGCCCTGTTGGTGATCGTGGGATGGGACATAAACGGCCCGCTTTCGGTCCGGCTCCTGACGCTCATAGCGGCCATGGTAACGGGAATCGCCGTCTTTATCCCGACGGCCCTGGTCCTCAAAAGCGGTGAAATGATCTTCTTGCGCGACCGTCTGCGGGGATTTTTCACCGGATAACGCGGGGGAAAAGACGAGCCGGCTGGTGATGTGCCGCTGGGCCGGCCGGTCGCCGCGCGTTTGGGGCGCTTTTTACGAGTTCGTCAAAAAAGTTGACTTGAAATACCCGAAATGATAGTGAGTACAACCTTGTTGAAGAAAAATGACGGGTCGGAACAATGCTTGATTTGAAATTTGTACGGGCCAACCTGGATTTGGTTCGCCGAAAACAGCGGGAGCGGGGAAGCGATGTCAACATGGAATCCTTTTCTGCCCTGGAGCAGAAACGCCGGGATGTTCTTCGGGAGGTGGAAGCCCTGAGAAGCGAACGTAACGCGGTGTCCAGGGAAGTCGGACTGCGGAAAAAAGAGGGCCGTGACGCCGGTGACCTGATAGGGCGAATGGGGTCCGTGTCGGCAAGGATCAAGGAACTGGAAGAAAATCTCAAGGCCGTGGAGGGGGAACTCAACGACCTGATGCTGGTGATCCCCAA
This window harbors:
- a CDS encoding ribonuclease E/G, which gives rise to MAKLMLINTIDEEESRMAIVENGQLTEFHIKMAIREPITGNIYKGVVRSIQKGLQAAFVDYGAQKNGFLPLRDVSTEYLDNGKTLQQGRELFVQVVREESGSKGAMLTTYISLPGRYTVLMPNRDSRGVSRRIESDADRKKLKQLMDEISEKEGMGFIVRTAGINRTKQELLRDFQMMTRLWKGIQKKAEGMAAPVLVYKESEFAIRVLRDYFTSDIDEILVDDVETLKVMKNYCRAVSPRSVKSVKPYKGETPIFDKYNIEEQINAIYRERVELKSGGSLIIEPTEAVITIDVNSGRSHKRDVEETSFRTNLEAAEEIAKQLRLRDLGGLIVIDFIDMMDRKHISEVERTFKEALKNDRSRIQLARISKFGILELSRQKKQSNIQEISYTTCNQCKGSGWIPSIEYLALNTFRKVKTEAVRRDASEIEITLPADVASYLLNNKRSEINKLEQTYDVSVYIRGSTDMIWTEAEFNIVRKAPPVPQEQAGETGTVPVEETAGEGTSAGPEKSGKQGEERLVRRRRPRRRRPKAISPAAEGTTESPDGGTGNEIPVIPEENLVPDAVVEDREDDRKEGIVRRFYNLLKT
- the proC gene encoding pyrroline-5-carboxylate reductase — its product is MITDKKIAVIGAGNMGDVIVGALVSTCGVHPEQLTVTDVDVRRLEIFAARYQVATATGNAEAARESDVVILAVKPRIIEPVLTELAAIPPTGLVVSIAAGVSLKTIETILGPRSRVVRVMPNTPSLVGEGAAALAPGTNASGEDMDLVRAMFEPLGMTVTVDESLMDAVTGLSGSGPAYCFIIIEALTDAGVKMGLDRDTALKLAAQTMRGAATLCLQDDRTPSQLKDMVTSPGGTTIEGIKALEKGALRATIMDAVEAAVLRSRALGGKT
- a CDS encoding YggT family protein, which produces MFVLANFVEATARVVQVGLTLYMWVVIIRALLSWVNPDPYNPIVRTLHRVTEPVLYRVRRLIPTAGLGIDLSPVIVILAIFFLQSFLVKTLLQIALALR
- a CDS encoding DUF167 domain-containing protein, coding for MLDIIETTEGIIFNIRVLPRSSRSGVAGIRNGALKIKITAPALEGRANEACIAFLADLFGVPRKSVSILGGLKSKNKRVFVAGLTRAAMEPMTGKL
- the murJ gene encoding murein biosynthesis integral membrane protein MurJ codes for the protein MNSTAPPQNEGLNPPDSERSQVARAAGVVGAATFLSRIFGFLRDMVVAAYFGAGMATDAFFVAFRIPNLLRSLLAEGSLTIAFVPVFTEYLKTKSREDALKLANVAFTLLSIILAVLSVAGILFAPWIVRVIAWGFASSPEHFDLTVYLTRLMFPYIFFIALVALCMGILNSLHHFAVPALSPVVLNLSIIAAAVFLRGLFHEPVAALALGVLTGGVLQLLMQFPTLARMGAPFRPDFTFSHPGVRKIGILMIPAVFGAAVYQVNIFVGTLLASFLPTGSVSYLYYADRIVQLPLGVFALAVGTAALPSFSRHAAMNEIDEFRKTISFALRVIFFITIPCMTGLFVLREPIISVLFQRGAFDVVSAAMTADALLFYTVGLWAFSGIKVMVSAFYSLKDTATPVKIAFVAFIVNVCASLLLMGPMAHRGLALAISIASSVNIVILFLVLRKRIGPFLEPEFGTSLMRCLGASLVMGAAMAALLVIVGWDINGPLSVRLLTLIAAMVTGIAVFIPTALVLKSGEMIFLRDRLRGFFTG